The Plasmodium reichenowi strain SY57 chromosome 2, whole genome shotgun sequence DNA segment acattataatgattataGTGATGGTGATGGAAAGCAAACAAAAAAAGCGTcctcttttttatataataataagtataaaaaagaaaataataaaacacaGATTATAAGTTATATAGATCATGTGGATAATGAGAATGGTGTGAAGGGCTTGAAAAAGCAAaacttattttataataacaGCGATCAATTATATAACTTTGATGTGAAAGATAATGATATGATAAAGTATGAGAAAAGACAATCAAACAATTTTGTTGAAGAACAATTTATTAATGGGAATAGGAAAATTGAAAACGAAGATAAGCATTTAAAGAAACATTATGATGAGAAtgatataaagaaaaaaaaaaggaaaaaagaaaaagaagaaaaacaacaaaaaagtaaaagtaaaaatacatatttaaataatttatccagaagttatatttatttaattaaaagaataaatttattttctgaaaataataatgaagtagatataatttatgaaaagataaataaaGCATTTAtagatttatataatatttttatattctatatatttattcataatttATTCCCATGTTGTATATGTAGTATAAGATTACATTTTTCATTCATATCTTTTGATATATTAGAAATTATGTTAACAGGacatttaataaaagttaaaaataataatgctATTAATTTAGAATTacaaaatatgaataagTCAGTACaagaaaatttattaaaacatttttttaaacatttagaaaattattatatagaaaaatcAGAGCTATTcaattatacaaatatgtTTTCAAATCATATAGATAAAatcattttaaaaagaaaaacgAAAAGCGATATTTCTCAATTTGGTTATGTGACTAAACGAAGAACAAGTATGATGAAAAGTCAAAGAAATATATGGACTTTTctttttacaaaaatttTCCATTCTCcactttttaattttacttccaaaataaaaaatttattttttaaaaaaaacaaaaacaaaaacaaaaacaaccaaatcaaaaataaaaacaaaaacaaaaacaaaaacaaaaaaacacaaacacaaatacaaaaagaaatagagaaagaaaaagaaaaagaaaaagaaaaatacaaacaaaaaaaaaataataacaataataataatattaaaagtCCTATCCATAAAAATATCGATTCCAAAGAAAtagaaaaacaaaataaaaaaaaaaataaattacaattattacttaaaaaacatgataaaaaaaatgtgcATCCATCacaaattaataataatattaatgatagtatattcttatttgatcaattaaaaaattatattattttagAAAATCGTAAAATCTTTTTTGAAAATCATATGGAAAATGAATTTTCTTCAATAATTATTACACCTTTAAATGTATTACCTcatgttattattaaaaaatattttggTGTTATTTCATTACATATAGTTAAAGAAAATATCAACTTGAAAAAGTTcgattttttttatcaaagTCTTATATcagatatattatttatagcAAAATCTCATATCAAAAATATTGGAGCTAATTTAATTTCCTCATTTAAAATAACCAACTTGTTTTTAAGGGAAGAAAAATCACATGGCTATGCCCTCATAAGTATATGCGGGGACGTCGCCAAGTTTTGATCACCAAATGGGCTATACAATAATGAGAAAAGGTAAgtaaatgaataaataaataaataaataaataaatatatatatatatatatatacatacatatatttatatttttatatttttaaattgttatattataccTAAACAAatgtcttttttttttttaaaatatataaaatatgaataataatgtttttgtaaaaaatgGCTTATAGTTtccataaaaaaaaaaaaaaaaaaaaaaaaaaaaaatcaaaatataaaaatataaaaatgtaaaaatataaaaatatacaaataacacaatatataatatatatatacatatttgtaattttttttttttaattttaaataactttttttgaattttcttaaattatattatgtatctatatattttaagcACATTTAAATGTGTGTCACACAACGTGCACACAAATTATTCGTTTCCTTTTTGTTGTTTATCTTgagttttatttttttttttgtttttttgaTTATTCAAAAAGTATTCTCCTGTTTCCATTTGTATATCAATTTTACGAGGCAACTGATCTGGTGGGAAAACagatttatttttctttttctttttatctaatttttctttaattttttttctttggacatttctttttttaaaatttggtaaaaatttttcccaattttcatttttgaattcttcatttttttctaattctCTTTTTGCAATAAGTTCTTTAATATGATATACAGGATGTATGTTTTTCATACAAtcaataataattcttctAACAACTTTTAGTGATTTAAAATGGCCTATAACACTAACTGTTTTCCCAtgaatacatatataacaatttGTTAGAATTTCTAGTGCTTTTAATGTCGTTGCATTACTTCCTAATAACCTTTGtcttcttttaataaatttatttttattacgAACATAACcacttatttttattatatcacAATATGTCTCATCTTCTAAAACACGTTTCGCATGTACAAAGGGGACGCTCCttgataataaagatatcATATCTCTagattttattataatatatggaTCAAATGTTTTCTTGGTAG contains these protein-coding regions:
- a CDS encoding KRR1 small subunit processome component, putative is translated as MSNAEEETVKKKKKYRKDKPWDNENIDHWKVEKFTQEDNKHHFLEESSFKVLFPKYREKYLQQFSSDIKNVLNKHFIKFEIDLIEGYMCVKTTKKTFDPYIIIKSRDMISLLSRSVPFVHAKRVLEDETYCDIIKISGYVRNKNKFIKRRQRLLGSNATTLKALEILTNCYICIHGKTVSVIGHFKSLKVVRRIIIDCMKNIHPVYHIKELIAKRELEKNEEFKNENWEKFLPNFKKRNVQRKKIKEKLDKKKKKNKSVFPPDQLPRKIDIQMETGEYFLNNQKNKKKNKTQDKQQKGNE